The genomic window ATGGTCCTCTTAAAAATGTCAGTCCACATTACCTTGATTGATGTTCTTAAAACTCAACTGAACCAGTTCCTGGTGAAATCAAAGCTGTAACGGCAGTTCTTTTTGAATATTACCCTGTCACTTTGCAGTTCTCCCTCCCTGTTGTTTTGTTCACATATATTGATAGCTTTTGGCAGTGGAAGGTTAATTGAACTATAATAGGTTCACATATGAAAGTCAGCCAGCAGAGGCATAATGCGGAAAAGGAGGGAAAATCATACCTTTCAAAGCTACATGTGACTCGACTTCTCCGGCATGTCTAGAATTCCAACTAACATTCCCGTTTCAATAGTCTCCATATTATAATCATGCTGTTTTAGAATGTCTTCTTCATTCTCATTATTAGCGAGTGCTATCTTGAAGATGCGTGCTCTTACCCTGGGGTAGAACAAGAGCTGTGAAAATCTGAAGTCTTTAGAGCTTTTTCCATGTAATTTTACTCATGAAAGTGTAAAAAGTAGCTATATGACAGAAtttgaatgggggaaaaaaagaaaaaaactagtTAAATTAAACtagcataaaagttatttttgtttagtgaataattaacattaaacattgtTATATGAAATATAACTGTCAAGAGCTTTTCTTTTTTACTGAATTACTAAATACCATTGActgaaacatgaaaataatgagaAAGCCACAGCACTTAGGATTAAACTTGCAGCATTCTTGCAACCAGGGCAGATGTTAAACAATTAAGCTTGCACTATCCTCTTTACTTATTGTTCTGCCAAACACATCTAATTTCTCTTATTCAACAATCATGTAATTCCATAAACTCATGCAGCTGCATGTCATGCTATTGCTTACCTTAAGAAATTAAATTATATGTCAACAAAGCAACTTTGGAAGCAACATCATAACATTGTGTTGCTGTCTAGAATACAAGTCTTGAAATATCGTAGAAAATGACTTCACAATACAGGGTCACAATAGACCTTGATCACTCAAAGTTGGGGCATATGCAAATATTGACACCTCTCTTACAAAATACATGAATTAGTACAAGAAAATGGATGCTTCTCATTTCCTAAATTGTGTATCGTTTCCTCACTCCTCGAGCCTCGCAGGTGACCCAAAAACCATTTAAACTCTGCCATCACGAAGCATGTgtcaattctctaaatgcaccacAGAGATGCAAGGACAGAGGAAGCTTACTGAAGACGCTTGAGAAAGGAAACACACAAGCATCCTATGCGGAAGACTTTTGGTCGAAGCACCTGATGCATGTATTAATTCTCCACCcccttcacatctgacacaatagttttaatttatgtaTCACCTCTGCAGTTCAAATAAACCATAATTGACATACTTCAACAGAGCATcttgaattattttgattttaaGCAAATATTAATAGTTTCAATAACATAACGGCAAGCAAGCTGAGGTACTGCAGCTGTGCAAAAATGCTCTCTGAAGTGATGCATGAATGAGCAGAACTTTTTCTTTTACAAATCTAACTTGCTTTTATTCCTCGTTTCCGTTCCTCATTCCTATGAGGTTGGAGCTAGAAAGAGAGtcaaggaaaggaaatgaggatgCACAATTAAAGAAATGTGAAGCAACCATTAGTCACCCAGAAAATCAGAAATCACCCATAAGCAGGGAGATGTCTCATCATTTAATATTAGATAAAAGGAACTTCAAGCCTGCCATTTATAGTTTAATTGTCAGTTGACCCTCCCTTTGAGTGAATTTACatgtctacacacacacaaaaaaaaatgtaacctcAACCTACAGTTTCAAGTTTTTGGAAAGACTGGGATAAAGAATGAGATACAAACATAGCAACGTAATCTgtcattttatttacaataacaTTACAGGATCCATGGCAGAAGAAAATGAGAGCTGTGCTGCGCAAGATTCACACTGAcctaaaaagacacaaaacacagaCAGATGCACAAAATCAGAAATTTGAAACTATTGAATGGTATGACAATGTTGAAATTTAAATGGGAATTAAGATTATTGAAGGACTTTCAGAAACAAGTATATACATTCAAAATGCACATCACGAAAAGTTAGTTGGCTCAAAAAAATCTATTTGGATTCCAATGAAACATACAATGTGTATCTGTTAGGAACTTCATTTCTTCAGGATCTGATGCCTGACAACGATGAATGGGAAGGCAAATCCACTACCAAAGAACAGCACCATCATGCCCAGTAGCCTCCACTTGTTCTCTACGGAGAATGGCAGGTTCTGTaagacataaataaatacacatttaagaGTGTAAAAAGTTTAATCAACATTTTAGAGTAAATAAATCATTAAGGAAACCCATAAACATTTCCTTGTGAATGTTAtgcctattttttttctttaaattttaaaaacaatgctttctaaaaatgtattaaactaaATGAGGTCTTGGTGACCTtgccaaaatgttttaatgacaaCGTAAGTTCAATATGTCAGTCCTGAGCAAACTCTGTCAAGTGTCTTAATTCCTAGTCAATCACTTAATTGCTTAAGTGTTGAATGCCATGGTTTTGTAATTATCCGAAAGCAACAATTTCATAGACACAATTatacttaaaaataatacaaatgtgagAAAGCGTATTTATATAAAGGTATTTACGACAATAAGCAGTTCCACATTAACAATTCAAGGACATTAAACACTATGATAGCATAATGCTACTAAAAATCACTCGACATAGGTCGGTCATAATGTTTTCAACATGGATGCATACTAAAAATGACTGAAGGTGTGCCTGACATACAATAAACAGTGCAGACACGCAGTGGCGATGTAGCCTGATCAGCTACACATGCTAAGCTAGTGATTCAGTGACTTACATCCAGTCCTTACAAAACTATCATCCaatgttttcacatttttttcaATACATGTAATCAGAGCCAAATGTTGGCATGTATCTctatcgtctctctctctctttttttttttttttttaaagatcactTTGTTTGTGAAGCACAGGCCTTGTGTCGGTCAATCACACAGACGCGGAAGCTTAATTTATATATCCATTAGTACATTTAGCTGATATTCTTTGGCTTTCTTACCTTTCCTGGTCCCTCCGCATAATGACTGGAGCGAACCGCAGAGGTTGCAAATCGTCGCACGGCTTGTCCGAGCATGTTTTGGCGATAATTTGTGAGAGCCTGAACGACCTTCCTGAAGACAGAGAGGAGAATAGCTACATGGGTAATGTAACGATTACGCAGCGAGGGCTGATGGGAAACGTATTTCGAACTCTGTGTAGGAGCcattatgatttatatatatatatatatatatatatatatatatatatatatatatatatattgagcttaacttgtattgaacctgaaatattccttcaaGAACATTATCTagtggttatttttaggttttattttacatatatttatatatatagtatatatatatatagtatgtatatatatatgtgatggATATATGTAGGCCTATATGCACATAGGCCTACATATATCCATCACCGTTAAactactgttttaaaagtatagccacaaaacaaacaatatgtgtgttaacattacataaaaagagagagagagaggtactttctccttcactgtgagaaattgacatgtcttgttaaatgcttattttattttatattgtatagtgcatattgttattatagtttttatttgattaaatgtaCAATTATATCTGTAAATTGTAAAGATGGGATGGTCGTAATCATTCCATTCTGAATGCAAAAACAGAACgataaatacaattatgaaaaataatgatAGAAACCTTacagaattaaaaataataaataaatatatgtaaaataaaacctaaaaataaccattagataatgttcttaaaggaatatttcaggttcaatgtaagttaagctcaatcgacagcatttgtggcataacattgataACACCAACAATTAATTTTGGcttctccctccttttctttaaaaaagcaacatcaaaaaaaataaataaaaaataacagtaacagtgagtcacttacaacagaagtgaatggggtcaatccataaacgttaaactactgttttaaaagtatagccacaaaacataaacaatatgtgtgttaacatgatttttagtgtgataaagtttattaaccttttctgtgtaacgttatatccAATTTTGCATGTGAAggttatcattttataaaattacttACATTACGTGGTCGTAATGTAAACTAACcccaaaaccctaaaatgaatgtaaaaacaaCAGATATCTTTACATAagcagctgtttctatggacTGTGATACATCGGCGTGTCCGCTATATTAGATAGAACAAGAGCTGTCCGTCAACACACAAATGTAAATTGACGCGGTGAAAAGTCTATTGTCTTTTCCAGACAACTTTCACattatctgattttccacaaacaTTGGCAAATATTTTAGATGATCCTAACCTCACATAGCAAACAGCAAATAAACTTCTCTACAAATTAATATATCATGGCAAACATACTGAAAATTAGCCCCCAGTTGGTCATTTCATTACATGTTgaactgtttccacacaaaagcagtttatgcagtGGTCTGAGGCTTCTTCTCATACATTTAAAACAGCTCTTCTTGTTGATGTCCAAGTTGGCGCTGCAGTTGACATATCCGAACAAGCCAAATGAGGCATCTACGTATATACTTCTATGGtagacgatttaaacaactttacagctaaaataatacacaacttttaacagaagaattaataagAACTggttttataaatttataagcttcacatttctgccattaaaccctccaaaaatgggccccattcacttccattgtaagcacctAACTGTAacttgaacctagaatattcctttaatatgttttttattaggGTGCCACACAAAAATCTGCAACATTCTGGgaaggttagtttatggttataaaaataaaacctacaAACTATGAGTAGGTTccccaaaaaatgaccaaatggGCAACACTATTGTAAGACGAACGTTCTGTTTGCTTGGTAATACTTCTATTATGACACAGTTTAACTCCACatgaacatttttgcaattttctATCACACATGTATGTGTGAATATATACACTAAAAGATTATTTAATACATATCTTTACTTTCCAATAAATGTGTTACAGTTCACACTTGCAACATCATACTCTAACTATTTCCCCATTTACAACCCAAATGTGTGTTTCATCCACAGATGTTATGTTAAAATGTGAGTTAGCCTGTACACACAGGGTCATTGGGTTTGAAGTAAAGCCAGGGCATTTCATTGAGCTTTTCGATAGGATGTCTGCCAGTGTGCACTGAGAAAAGTGACAATGAACGAGCTGAATCAAGAGGGCTGGAACAGAGGATTTTACATGTAAAGCTCATTCATCTAATGAATTAGAAGGTGAAATACATTTACCTCAAACGGGCATGTTATTGTACAGCATTATGCATTTTCTGCTTAATTAATCCTTGtgaaaattatcattttaaattgAGCATGTGAAACAGCATCTCTTCTAATATGTGAATATGATTATACTTAATTTAAAATGACCTGTCCTAACAGCAAATCTGATTAAAATCTTATAGCATAGCATATTTACTGAAGGGGTTTGCTGCCATATTGGACCCATCACATTCACGTAGCATAAAGGTTTACAGCACAGTAAATAGTTTAGGAGTGGAGAACTTAAAAGAGTTTGCTGGGGAATATTTAATTTATCTTTTGGTAGCTTGCAGTCATAGTTAATATGAATACTTAAGTGAACTCTCAGTGCTACTGTAGATGTCCCAGCTACATGAATGTTATTGTgagtaaatatgaaaaataacattCATGTAGCTGGGACATCTACAGTAGCACTGAAAAGTGATAATGAACGAGCACTGGGAAACAATGATCCCCTACTGTGCTGGGTGTATGTGTCTGGTTTTatgcaatgtaaaaaataaaaagtaatagacattgaacattattttgaGCTTTGTTCAGCTCTTGTTCAATACATTCCTTCATTCATGGAGAGCACTATAAGAAAATATGCTTTTCATTTCTTTTAGGTCAAGCAGTGCAGCTCTCAGAGCCCTCCAATTAGATTAAAATTTTTCCTCACATCTCACAGaagaaaattagatttttctAGATTTGACATATACAGACTAACCCAAATAACCCATTCAATAGCATTAtagtacactggtggccaaaggtttggaataatgttcagattttgctcttatggaaagaaattggtacttttattcaacaaagtagcattcaaatgatcacaatgtatagtcaggacattaataacatgaaaaattactattacaatttgaaaataatgttcagATGTTCTTAAACTTAAAATCaaccacgtgcagcaatgacagctttgcagatccttggcattctagctgtcagtttgtccagatactcaggtgacatttcaccctacGCCAGTGGCGGgcaatgcattttaagtctaggccttcagtgtgattcatgccattaataaaacacagtttcacaatgaataagcaGGGTTCGTACGGGtgcttgaaatccttgaaaatgcttgaattttgatgttgtgttttcaaggtttgaaaagtgcttaaattttggataaaatgcttgaaaatgcttgaaattgtattttttccCCACAACAAATACCTATGTGACTGAATAGTCTGTTTATTAAATggagaaataaaatgttagagAGCCTAAAATGAAAACTGTGGTGCGCGCGTGCATGTGTGACTGGCACTGCGATCTGCCGCACGTGTGACTCTGCCGTCCGCCCCCATGATGAAACCACTACTGCAACATGCCGGGAGGTTGTCGTTTCAATGAATGTTGGCTGGAAGATGCGAAATTCAAATCATGGATTAAACGGGGACAAACCCCACGAGTTGCCTCGTGTAAAGTCTGCAAAAAAGACGTGCAGCTTTTCACAATGGGCGAGTCTGTTCTCGAGTCACATAAAAGGTAAGTCATAAACTTTTCAATTAAGTCAACTGAAGTAGCCTACTGTACACATTAGCGCCTATTTGTTTACGCTAGTAACTG from Xyrauchen texanus isolate HMW12.3.18 chromosome 3, RBS_HiC_50CHRs, whole genome shotgun sequence includes these protein-coding regions:
- the LOC127622753 gene encoding cytochrome c oxidase subunit 7C, mitochondrial translates to MLGQAVRRFATSAVRSSHYAEGPGKNLPFSVENKWRLLGMMVLFFGSGFAFPFIVVRHQILKK